The genomic region CCTTCCCAACAAAAAGGAAGCATGTAGCGGCAGAACCCGTACACAACCAAATGTAATACAAGCAAAATGGTGGTAGTTTCAGCAACAATCGTATATAGCAATAGCGTATACCTAGACCAGTATAGAAGTGCTGCTTGAAGACTAGAAAGGAGCACTGGGAGGACCATCAACATTGTCTTTTTCAGTtgcctcttttttattattttttcagtAGTCTGACTTGATATTGCAAACACCTTCACAacatacaaaaaaaacccaaattagtTTTATCCAGAACATATATGGTGATGACAGGGAGTTCTCGCTCCTTTTAAAATCAtgtgggaatttttaaaaaaaccaacagtAAAACTATGACAACAGCACCTTGACATTGTTTTAATTCCAACGCTACTAGAAGAATTTAAAAGCAGTAAACAGATATAATACTAACAGGAATAAAGATACTTACTGTCTAAAATGTAAACGGAATGttttggttcaatttttttctgaaagaGGACAGTTTATCATCATCAATTCACAATTGAAGCAGcatgcaattttatttttttaaacttttttaacgTTTTCAATTCTTGGCAACGGCAATAAACCACAATGTTAGAGGAATGTAATGCAATTTTTTTCTCAAAATTGTGCGCAAATGGATCGCTTTTTCTCTCTGTTGCTCCCTGTTAAGTCATGGATATGTTCAATAAATAGATTGCGGAACCACTGTACTGTATAAACTTCATTTATACATGCAGTCcataaaattattttcttccttacTGAATAATTTACCCTGTTATGTATATATACAAATAGATAAATTTTGTCTCAATATACTCTATACCACACGAGCCCACTATCTTCCCCTTTTTATGGTCAATGTACAAACACAGGAAGTGTCTATTCTTATAAATCGCCATCCAACTCTCTTTTTATTATCCATAGTGAGAGCTCGGACATAAGATTGGGTAGTTCGGCACTGGGAATTCCAGTACCTCTTGTCTATGCCCCTGCAGCCTTCTTTCGTGTAACCCTTGGAGTTGCATTTGGTCTCATAAAAATATTGCTTCAGTTGGCCTTTGGGTACTGGGACCTTTTCCAGAACTGTAACCGTTGCCCCCGACATGTCCACTGCAGTCTTTTTTTCTGCCGCTGTTACCCACTCACTAGTactgtcacacacactcaactccCCACGGCGAGCAGGATCAGAGTGACGCCGAACTCTCATGGACATGTTTGCAGCATCCAAGTAGTTTTTATACTCCTCAAGCAGAAAGAGTAGCGGAGGCTCCAAAGGCACTTGACTGCTAAGCATAACCCGAGATGAATACAAATCTGCGTCTTTATTCTCCTTGCCAGGCTGGATGTCCTGCTGCTCATCCAAGAGCTCTTCTATGACATGTTCAAAAGTGTCTGCCAAAGACGTCAGTCCTCTTGAGGCATCATTTGGCCCCCCTAGGTTTTCCAGAGTTCCCTGTGTCCGAAGACCAGgataagcaaagctgccttgTCCTCTGATGCTAACTTCTTTCATTGGGGCAGCTTTCATGCAACTGAAGTATGAAATAACCATAGTAAGGAAAAGGATGGTCATCACTCTTTTCACTTGGTGGAACtgttaaatacaaaaaaataacaaaaattatTCAAtcatatagatttttttaaaaaatatatttaagtcTTAAAACAAATAGCCTTTTTATTTGATAGTGATTGAAATGTTTATGCATTAATGATCTAGAATATTTGTCTCATGCAGTTAACATCCACACCACTTCATCCAGTTGCTTGAGTGACCCACACCTGGAAACACATTTCCACATATAGATTAGATTGTTTGTGAAAGGCTGCCACACAGGGGAAAGATGGCATCTAGCAATGGAAGAATCCTTTCTGACTCTGGGCATTCCCTCTCTCCTCTCACACCTAAAAGGAGAGCAGCACTGCTAGCACCTAGCAGAATGGAGTCAAATGGATTATCTTGATTGGTGGCACATTGTGCAGGGACATCTCATATGCACCACCCCCTTTTAAGCTGGCATAAAAATAACCCCATGCTGAATCCCCTTTCTTTGATGTGGATTGCAATCTCTGGATCATGAGGTGCATATATGATTATGCCACTGCATTTCCACTTAAAATTCACACTAAGAATCTCAGTTAATCATAATGACTAATCCTTGCAAGCCTTGGTAGAAAGAGAGTGAGCCAATAAGGACGGAAACATATTTTGCGTACAGATACCAATTTATTCTTATAGAGTGAAACCAATATTGAAGCTTTATCCAAGTGAGTAGTACTTATTGAATACCAATTATCCAATTGAGTAGTTTCTAAATGGCCATTGCTTAGTCTGTTACATGTTGCCTATCATCTCCCAGTTTGTCTCTCACTATTAAATGCATGTTATGGGAAATTTATGGGGAAAGTGATCGATAATGAATCACCATCACTGATGATAACTCTGGACTCTGAAACTATTATGAAGTGATGCCTGCCAATATTCAGGCAATTTCCTATTCTGAACTCATTCACACTTGCTGCACTCACAGAGAGGACTATGAGGTGCACTGGTATAATGTTAAGAGACATGCTTTTCCTTCATTGTTTGCTAGCAACTGTTGTAAGTTTAGAGAATTATATAAAGTTTATCTCTTGATTCAAAAGATGAACAGAATGTACTTGTGTCATTACAGAAATGCTTATGGTTACAGACAATCATTGCAGCCCAGCGCTGATGGGCAGTGGAGGAGGTGAGGACACAGTGACAAAAACCCACTGATACAACTGGCTGGAGTAAAGCTTATAGAGCACTGGCTATACACAGGGGTTGGATCCCCATTGGCTGTATTGCCTTccagccaatgaaccagcatgtcCCCTCAGACCATTGCTGAGGGAGGGAAACCAAAGAGTGGCAGCCACAGGGATGCCATGTGGGTGTGTACTCTGGTGTTGGTCCCCTATCACCTGGGAGTAAGTGTGCCCCAGCAGCCCCCTAGCTGGGCATGCACCACTATAAATCACTCCCAAGATTTCTTAAGGGTATCCCCTTACTGAGGAGACTAGGCTCGTAGGCACCCCCCTCCATCTCTCCCCAAAAAGGATCCAGTCCCAATGCCCAAACCGCCAGCTAAAAGTTGTgacaaggggaaaaaagcatATAGAGTAATCCCCACAAACACCCTGTGCATGCAAACAGCCCCTGGTCAAATAAGCCAAATTATGGAGGGCAGCGTGGGCTTTGCTGTCTGAGTGCGAAGTGAGGAGGGGCAGGGCCGGCAGCTGTTAAAAACTGCACTGATGGATCTGTGAGGAAGCAATGCCTCTCAAGTTGGGcacatggccccaccccctggatgACTTGCCAGGCTGGACCTGGTTGACCAGCTGGGGAATTTGAATTCCTGGGTGCAGGCCTCTCAGAAAAAACACTTCCTCTGAATGCTGGGAGGCTGaaaacatggcagctgccatgccgCATGCCTCTCCACTGCCCCTCAGGTTGCAACTCAgctgcccaggtgagtctgggggccatcattccatgTGACAGGCATTCAGTAGAAGCATTTTTAATTGCTTCATGTTGCAAGAAAAAAGAATGAATACAATGACCTCTTTACTTTATGGATAGATGTCACCAAGGGGAAAGAGGCTTCTATTAATTGTAGAAAACTCTTGAGCAAGAAAAGAGTTGGTATAAAAGGTTTGGTAAGTGAGGATTGCAGGATTTCTACTTGATTAAAGAAGCTAAGGGAGAACAAGCCCCACCATCTGCTTACACTCCTCCCACAACCATGTTCATGTTTATGGTAGTATGAGCTGTATATTATggctataatttttaaaagagagatgaTGGGATACAAGTGCTTCTTCACATGCTGCAGGGTTGGATCTGTTTGCCCATAATATAAACTCATAATGGGTTGTGTATGTGAATAAGACAAGCAAATGGATGTGGCCATTCACATGAGACTTTGGATGGAGGTCCACAGTGATGTATGAAAGACTCATTCTGTCCATGGAGTTGCTTTATTCACATAGTGTGGGAGTGTGGGACCATTCCCACGGAGCAGCAGCACTTATCTTATTGTAACTACATTTGTAAGGGACGTGAATCACACCAGAAGTGCAGTCCAAAGTGTCCTGTAAGGgatcaatcctaaacaggttactcagaagtaagtctctgTTTATTCACTAGAGTTTATTCCCAAGAAAAGTTCTTATGGTTGAAACCTTACTGGAGGAAAAGCCTACACTTTTGTGAGACGGATAAAGTAGCTTTGGAAGTATTCCTGCAACAAAACTAGCTGTTGTCCTGACCAAGCTCTGCTTGCTAGAAAGCAGTGACATTATCCACATTTCTGAAGAAGCAGCTAATGTTCATTTCAGTGCTTTTGAAGTTCAGTCGGAAGTACCTCATACTTGGCAGCACATACTGGAGTAAACATTGTTTCTGTTTGCCAACATGGTGCTATGTAAAAAGCCTTACTTCATATCCTACTAATATTCTGTGGGAAACAAGGAATCCTAACACTTGTCAAAGGATAAGCAAAACAAAGTAGCTTTACGTATTAAGACAGGAATTGCCCAGGTTTTAAGGCCCTGACATTTATAAGAGGAAATATTATGCTATGTGGAATTCTGTGTACAAGAATTTGAACTTGTCCCTCAGACAATAGACATTCTTCCTATTCATATATATCATGTTGTCATGAGTGTATAAATATTAGCCGTTTACTCAGCTTCTGCAGGTCACAAATGACTGATGGCTTGTTTCTGCAATTATTCCAAGCTCTCCTATATACTTGCTGTTTAACTCTGAAAGAGTCATTTTAACTTTTAATTAATCTTTATAAGGGTTCAATATGGTGGCATCCAAACCCAGCTTTTTGCATGTGAATTCAATAAACGTATGACAAGATGGCAACTGAGCAAAAAAAGAGGATGATAAAGTTTATGCCATTTTTAAAGAGCTATCTTGACCACCTGCTTACCACCTGGATTATCATactgccctagggttgccagtttccaggtggtggctggagatctcccagaattacaactaatatccaggtcacagagaacagttcccctggagaaaatggatgctttggagggtatggcattataccctgctgaggtccctcccctcccccaaacctgtcCTCtttaggctccaccctcaaaatctcctgaaATTTCTCAACTTGGATCTGGCCAAATTGCTCTTTATTTATTACTAAACTTATATATCAGAGAATTAGCATTGGCAGACTATGGACACAGTCCTCTATATATTTACTTGGGCGTAAATCCCAATGAAGTgaaacttatttctgagtagctATTCATAGAACTGCAGTGTAAATTAAACTGATTCAGCATTGGGATTACTTTCCTTTTTAATACAATTCATATGAGGGACTCAGTGGCAATATGAGCTAGGCCCCAAATCAAAACACAGGTAAGTGTTTTCTTAACATATTCTAAGTTTGCTTGGATGTTTTAGATacttatttaataaaataaaatatgttatTGTTCATCAAGAAGAGTGTTTTGCACTATTCTCATGGGAACTCTTTAGTAATCACAGCAAACAAATATTTATAGTAAAAGATAGTGGCAAAAAGCAGTtgaaagtaacaacaacaaagcaAGAAATACAGGATCTCATGCTCTTAAGAAGGATCTcaggaattttatttattatttttgctaATTTGGATTGCTTGCTAGAGAAGTTTGGTAATTTATAAACCTAGAAATCAAAAGtgcataaaatatatattaaaataaaacatgTCAATATAACACAGGATTTAAAGCCCAGCTCTCAAATTAGCCTTGGGCACAACTAGCCTCTCCAAATGAAATATGTTAAAATGCTTCTGAGTTTTGGTGAATGTCTGGGAAAAAGAGTTCAACAGGtgtcaggtttatttatttattttttcacatttatattctccccgcaagcgggctcagggaggatcacacaacccattaaaatacaataaaattcatttccataaaacatttaaaaacatcattaaaataaaaacatatttctaattatgcagtcagccttacaaactaaaacagcatagtggacagccttcgcagggagggttagattttatacaccccttgttgtttcaggccagtggaggcccagacctcagccatgtgcctggcggaatagctctgtcttacaggcccagagaAAAGATAGCAGgtcttgccaggccctggtctcagtagacagagcgttccaccaggtgggagccaagaccaagaaggccctggctctggtcaaggttaagtaggcctccttggggccagtgaccaccaacagctgtttatcccctgatcagagtgtcctccagtgaatatatggggagagacgatcctgcagatacgctggtcccagtccgcatagggccttataggtcagtaccaaaaccttgaatctgatctggttctccacaggcaaccaatgcagctctcGTAAtatcggtgttatatgtgccccatTTGGCACTCTCATCATAACACGCACCGCTgaattttgtaccagctgtaatctccaggtcaggctcaagggcagccctgcatagagtgagttgcagttatctagcctagagatgatcattgcctggatcactgtagttaagtcacgggtttaCAGGTATGGGACAAGTTGCCTAGTCTGGCGGAGATGGAAAAAAGatgacctgacaactgctgcaacctgtgcctccattttcagggaggcatccacaATCAACCCCAGGCTCCTAATCCTTGGAACTGGCACCAGTGGTGCCTCATAGAGGGCCCGGAGCCGGAGTCTTGAACTTAaccccccatggctcaagtacaggacctccgtctttgtcaggttcaatttcagccaactctgtttcaaccagtcAGTCACCGCTGCAaaagcacgttccaggacatctggggcagagtcgggccggctgtccatcatcagatacaactgagtgtcatctgcatattgatggcacccaagtccgaaacttcacaccaactgggcaagggggcccATGTagacattaaacagtaatggggagagtattgttcCCTgcaggaccccgcacaccaaagggtggggggatgaccatttctccccaagcgctaccctctgtccccaaccatgaagaaaagagacaagctactgcaaggccatccctcgtatccccacattggcaaggcggtgagtcaaaagatcataatagactgtatcgaatgctgccgACAGATCTAGTAATATCAGCAACGTCGATCTGCCTTGGTTCAGATGTCTgcaaagattgtctgtgagggcgacaaGCAATGTCTCCATTCCATGTCCTGAGCagaacctggactggaagggatctagggctgagacatccttcaggaagccccacagctgttctgccaccacctgctctatcatctttcccagaaatgggaggtttgagactgggtggtaattgaccaggtcagtggggtccagtgatggtttctttaaaagaggcctcaccatggtttcctttaatggcccaagaAAACCCCCAGAGGTTAAGGAtagattaacaatggcctccaatgaggactgcagcccatcagcactggctttcaccagccatgatgggcatgggtctaaggggcatgtggtaggcctaaataatcacagggtcctgtcaatctccccAGAggagaagatggccaaggggtctctagcccATTTACTGAATCAACcgtggctggcaagtcacagtggagagacaagattttatcagcaaaaaagctcccaaaagcctcacagctaatgtctgAGTTCAAAATTTGACGGTCTCCGTCTGGCAGGGAGACCAatgaccaaaccacattaaacaattttgctgggcatgagttAGGTGacgcgatggaggctgcataaaaatcTTTcatcacagccttcaccgccacctcagTCTTTCATTAACGTCCTATAGGATGATTTCCCCTCTTTGTCCTGAGATCattgccacactcgctcaagctatCTTAGCGCCtgcttcttccatcagagctcctctgtataccagggagcttgTCTGgcatgggggcaaagagggcaacagggagcgatttcatcgatggctttggagagccggcactgccagtcctccaccagctcatctaacgaaccaccgtggagcattggatcccacaaagcattctggaacccaatagggtccataagtctctgcaggcgagcataaatcaatTTGCCGCCCTTATGAGAGGGGGTGGTGGTATTCCCAGCTGAGCCTTCAAAACCAAGTGGTCTCACCATGGCACTGATTCTactgcttccagatccacattcaaCCCCATCCTGAAAATCAAGTCTAGCAtgtggcccgcttgatgtgtaggggttgatacaaattgggagagtcccagtgctgcttAGTGCTGCCAGttttatgtagtggttaagagcgtgggactctaatctggagagctgggtttgattccccacttctccacttgaagccagctgggtaaccttgggtcagtcacagctctctggagctctctcagccccacccacctcacagagtgttttgttttggtgataaaagtagcatactttgtaaactgctctgagtgggcattaagttgtcctgaagggcggtatataaattgaatgttgttgttattattattattatggaagacaccaggtccacagcctgcatGGAGGAGGCATCATTGACATGGACGTTGAAGTCTCCATGCACCATCAatctggagtactccaaggcccaccctgccaccacctctagcaggcgtgaCAGGGTATCTGTtggtgcgctaggcagtcggtacaccagacagatagctaAACTCTCCTTGACACCCCataccaggcctacacattcaatgccagggagctcaggggaggggagcagcctgaaggagaaagactctcgggcGAGGAtaggttctttttcctagctccatcaccagcatttctcaggatgggatgcaggttagaagggcaccgagccacaCCATATTTCCACGCCCTTCTCCACCGGTACCGGCTCCCACCGTCATACTTCCCACGTCCTCAGAGGACTGGGATCCATGACTCCATGCTGGCCCCCTCCCCTTA from Eublepharis macularius isolate TG4126 chromosome 2, MPM_Emac_v1.0, whole genome shotgun sequence harbors:
- the BDNF gene encoding brain-derived neurotrophic factor; the protein is MTILFLTMVISYFSCMKAAPMKEVSIRGQGSFAYPGLRTQGTLENLGGPNDASRGLTSLADTFEHVIEELLDEQQDIQPGKENKDADLYSSRVMLSSQVPLEPPLLFLLEEYKNYLDAANMSMRVRRHSDPARRGELSVCDSTSEWVTAAEKKTAVDMSGATVTVLEKVPVPKGQLKQYFYETKCNSKGYTKEGCRGIDKRYWNSQCRTTQSYVRALTMDNKKRVGWRFIRIDTSCVCTLTIKRGR